In the Vicinamibacterales bacterium genome, GCCATGGCGCAGCTGCTGTCGCTGGCCCGCAAGCTGCCCGCCGCCGACGCCTCGATGAAGCAAGGCAAGTGGGACAAGAAGTCGTTTCTCGGCGAGGAAGTCCGCGGCAAGGTCCTCGGCCTGGCCGGTCTCGGCCGCATCGGCCAGGAAGTGGCCCGCCGCGCGCAGTCGTTCGAGATGACGGTGATTGCGCACGACCCGTTCATTTCCGCGCACGTCGCGGCGGAGCTGGGCGTGGAGCTGGTCTCGTTCGACGACCTGTGCGCGCGCGCCAATTTTCTGTCGCTGCACATGCCCTCGACGCCCCAGACGCGCCACATCTTCAACGCGGCGCGGTTCGCGGCCTGCAAGAAAGGCCTGAAACTCATCAACACGGCCCGCGGCGACTTGATCGACGAGGCGGCGCTGGTGGATGCCATCAACTGCGGCCAGATCGGCGGCGCGGCGCTGGATGTGTACACGCAGGAGCCGACCACCGACCACACGCTTCAGCAGTTGCCCCAGGTGGTGGCGAGTCCGCATATTGCCGCCTCAACCCGCGAGGGCCAGGAGCTGGTGGGTGTCGAAACGGCCTCGGCCTTGCGCGATTTCCTCAAGACCGGCGTGATCCGCAACGCCGTCAATTTTCCGTCGGTGGCGCCGGAAGAGTTCCAGCGCTTGCAGCCGTTCATCAAGTTGGGCAAACAGCTCGGCTGCCTGGTGGCTCAAATGGGCGAAGCGCGCATCGAGAGCCTCGGCGTGCGCTACTACGGCGACCTCGCGGCCGGTCAGCATCCGCTGATTGTCAACGCGGTGCTCGTTGGCCTGTTCCAGGCCATCCTGAACGACACGGTCACCGAAGTGAACGCACGGGCGGTGGCCACCGCCCGTGGCATCGACCTGGTCGAGTCATCCAGCACGCGGGCCCGCGAGTACCGCAGCCTGCTGTCGGTGAAGCTCACCACCAGCGACGGCGAGCGCTGGGTCGAAGGCACGGTGGCGGCCAACGGCGGGTCGCGCCTGGTCCTGCTGAACGGCGTGCCCATCGAAGCCCCCCTCAACGGCACGCTGCTCCTGCTGGCCAACAACGACCAGCCCGGCGTGATCGGCGAGGTCGGCACCATTCTCGGCAAGCACGGCATCAACATCGCCAACTTCGCGCTCGGCCGCAGCGACAACGGCGCGGTCGGCGCGGTCAACGTGGATGAGCCGGGCGATCAGATCGGCGAAGATGTGCTGAAGGCGATCCGCGCGGTGAAGGCCGTCAAGGACGCCTGGTTGGTCCGCGTGTAGCATCCGGCTTTAGCCGAATTGTCTGATGTGGTGTCCGCCTAAAGGCGGACGCCACATTGCTAAGGCAGGCGAAGTGTTTGGGTGATGCCCCCGGCGTCAACAATGACGATGGCGGTGTCGTCCACGCGGACCACGCTGTAGCCGTTCGAAAGCTTGTCGCCGGCCTTCACGAAGGCGAGCGCCCCGTTGTCATTGACGATCGCCGTCAGCACCGTCGCGCCGTCCTGCTGGCTCGACGCAATCCCGGACAATCGAAACTGCGGCGGAGGCGGTTCGGCCGGAAACGGTGCTGGCATGGCCGCCGCCACTACCGGTTCCGCGGCCGAGGCCAACTGCTGCCGCGAGGTGACTGCCGGCCGGCGCGCGCCGAAGACGAACGGATTACGGCCGGGCGACGGCGTTCGAACGGGCTGCGAGTCCAGGCGCTCGCGCAACTGCCGCGTGAACGGCGCCACGGTGGCCGGGCTGCCCAGCGGCCTGGGCGCGGAGCGTTCGCGCGCCGCGGGCGCGTCCTGCCGGCTCGTCGAGGTCGAGGTCCCCACCAGCCAACCGGCGGTGAGGCTGATCGCGCCAATGAGGAGCACCGTTCGTGGGGCCATCGCTCTGACCATCATATCGCCGCGACGGGTTCTCTTCCATTGGACCAGGAGGCTCCCGCAGCCGTTACACCGGTCCGGCTAACCACCTTCGCCAAGGTTATGGCGGTCAAGAAGCCGGATGCCACAGTGGTTCGGCTAAAGCCGGACGCCACATGGGCCTGGAAATCGCTGTGGTATGATTCGTCGTGCACCCCAATTCGGTCGAGCGTCTTCCATTTACGCTGACTGAATCGTCGGTTCTCGCCATTATCCCGGCGAGGTTCCACGCCACCCGTCTCCCCGGAAAAATTCTCGCCGACATCGCCGGTCATCCGATGATCGAGCACGTCTACCGCCGCACCGCGGCGGCCCGGCTCGTGCACGCGACGATTGTCGCGACCGATGACGAACGGATCGCCCGCGCCGTGGAGTCGTTCGGCGGCGCCGCGATCATGACCCGCACCGACCACGTCAGCGGCACCGACCGCCTGGCCGAGGTGGCCGCGCAGGTCGCCTGCCGGCTGGTGGTCAACGTCCAGGGCGACGAACCGCTGATTGAACCCGGCACCATCGACGCCGCCGTGGCCCCGATGCTGGCCGATGCCGCGCTCGAGATGAGCA is a window encoding:
- the serA gene encoding phosphoglycerate dehydrogenase, whose amino-acid sequence is MLIVVADDLPKTALELLRSEGWTVDARSGRTPEQLKGDLVEADAIVVRSATKVTADIIAAAPKLRAIARAGTGVDNVNVEAASTRGIVVMNAPGANSISVAELAMAQLLSLARKLPAADASMKQGKWDKKSFLGEEVRGKVLGLAGLGRIGQEVARRAQSFEMTVIAHDPFISAHVAAELGVELVSFDDLCARANFLSLHMPSTPQTRHIFNAARFAACKKGLKLINTARGDLIDEAALVDAINCGQIGGAALDVYTQEPTTDHTLQQLPQVVASPHIAASTREGQELVGVETASALRDFLKTGVIRNAVNFPSVAPEEFQRLQPFIKLGKQLGCLVAQMGEARIESLGVRYYGDLAAGQHPLIVNAVLVGLFQAILNDTVTEVNARAVATARGIDLVESSSTRAREYRSLLSVKLTTSDGERWVEGTVAANGGSRLVLLNGVPIEAPLNGTLLLLANNDQPGVIGEVGTILGKHGINIANFALGRSDNGAVGAVNVDEPGDQIGEDVLKAIRAVKAVKDAWLVRV
- the kdsB gene encoding 3-deoxy-manno-octulosonate cytidylyltransferase — translated: MHPNSVERLPFTLTESSVLAIIPARFHATRLPGKILADIAGHPMIEHVYRRTAAARLVHATIVATDDERIARAVESFGGAAIMTRTDHVSGTDRLAEVAAQVACRLVVNVQGDEPLIEPGTIDAAVAPMLADAALEMSTLSRPLAGDHELTSRSVVKVVTDLRGRALYFSRSAMPGSAAHVGLYVYRRDVLLKLAALPPAPLETLESLEQLRALSNGIGIQVVSTIHASAGVDTPADLERVRHLMMAAPHEGAPYMAS